GAAGACGGACACGATCCGCATGCCGGCGTCCGAAATGATCTGCGCCTCGGCAGCCGTCAGCCGCTTCCAGGCGTAAGCCGGCGGCACCAGGTAACGCGCCGCGAACGTCATGCCGGCCGCGGCAAGCGCTTTCGCTCGCGCGGCGTTCAGAGGTATGGCGCAATCGAAGCCTTTCATCGCGAGTATTCACCTCCCTCTCAAGCCTGCAGCGGCCGGGGAATACAAGCCGCCGCTTTATTTTTATCTATATGTACCAAGCTTTAGCAGCGCAACCGCTATATAACCCGTAGGCTCGGCACGACGGGATCGGGCTTCGTATTCCGGTGCCGATTAGCCGCTGCGTCCGGCATAAGGTTCCCCGGCCCGCCATAAACATAGATATGAACGTATCATGCATTCCATAAGGGGGGAGTGACGATTGCAGCAGGAGGAGATCAAGGCGCTGGAGAGAGCCATCGACGAAATCACGGAAATCGCGCAGGGCTTCGGGCTCGATTTTTACCCGATGCGGTACGAGATTTGTCCGGCGGACATCATCTATACGTTCGGCGCCTACGGCATGCCGACTCGGTTCAGCCATTGGAGCTTCGGCAAAACATTCAATAAAATGAAAATGCAGTACGATTTCGGCTTGAGCAAAATTTACGAGCTCGTCATTAACTCCAATCCGTGCTACGCGTTTCTGCTCGACGGCAATTCGCTCATTCAGAACAAGCTGATCGTGGCCCACGTGCTCGCCCACTGCGATTTTTTCAAAAACAACGCCCGCTTCAGCGCATCGAACCGGAATATGGTGGAAAGCATGGCGGCGACGGCCGAGCGGATCAGCCAATACGAGATCGAATACGGCACGCAGGAGGTCGAGCAGTTTATCGATGCCGTCCTTTCCATTCAGGAGCACGTCGATCCGACGATCATCAAGCCCTACAGGCTTGACAAATCGCGGTATATCGAGATGCAGAGCAAGGAAAAGGAGAAGGAGAAGCGTTCCCCGCGCCCGCCCGCGCAGTCCGGCTACGAGGATTTGTGGTCGCTTGACGACCTGGAGAAAGAAGAAGGCGACGGCAAGACGGAGGACCGCAAAAAGTTTCCGCCCCATCCGGAGAAGGACCTGATCTGGTTCATCGAGGAATATGCGCCGTACTTGCAGGACTGGCAGCGCGACATTATGTCCATGCTGCGGGACGAAATGCTGTATTTCTGGCCGCAGATCGAGACGAAAATTATGAACGAGGGCTGGGCTTCGTATTGGCATCAGCGGATTATCCGCGAACTGGACCTCACGAGCGAGGAAACGATCGAATTCGCCAAGCTCAATTCCTCGGTCGTGCAGCCGTCGCGCCACAGCCTGAACCCTTATTATCTCGGGCTAAAAATTTTCGAGGATATCGAGCAGCGTTGGGATAAGCCGACGAAGGAGGAGCAGGAACGGTTCGGCCGCAAGCCCGGCCAGGGCCGAGACAAAATATTCGAGGTGCGAGAGCTGGACTCGGACATTTCCTTTTTGCGCAATTACTTGACGAAGAAGCTGGTCGACGATCTCGACCTGTACATTTTCGAGAAAAAAGGCGCCGAATGGAAAATTACCGACAAGGCGTGGGAGGCGATCCGCGAACAGCTTGTATATTCGCGCGTGAACGGCGGCTTCCCGAGCATCGTCGTCTCGGACGGCGATTTCAACCGCATCGGCGAGCTGTATCTCGTGCACCAATACGAAGGCGTGGAGCTCGATCTGAAATACGTGGAACGAACGCTTCCTCATGTCGTGCAGCTGTGGGGAAAAAACGTCCACCTGGAAACGTTCGTCGAAGACAAACGAATCGTATTCAGCTGCGACGGCAAAAAAACGAGCCGGAAATTCATTTGACGTCCGGCGGGATATCGGATCGCGAGAACAGGGGGCTCTCCCCGGAACGAAGAGGTGAATGACAATCAAGAAGACGTTTGTTGTTTCTCTTGCTTCCGTGTTCATATTTTTGGTCGCCATTGTATTCCGATCCAGCCACTGGAAAACGATCCGATCCGTTTCGGGACAGCACACGGACGATTTGCGGGAAACGCTCGC
This genomic window from Paenibacillus humicola contains:
- a CDS encoding SpoVR family protein — protein: MQQEEIKALERAIDEITEIAQGFGLDFYPMRYEICPADIIYTFGAYGMPTRFSHWSFGKTFNKMKMQYDFGLSKIYELVINSNPCYAFLLDGNSLIQNKLIVAHVLAHCDFFKNNARFSASNRNMVESMAATAERISQYEIEYGTQEVEQFIDAVLSIQEHVDPTIIKPYRLDKSRYIEMQSKEKEKEKRSPRPPAQSGYEDLWSLDDLEKEEGDGKTEDRKKFPPHPEKDLIWFIEEYAPYLQDWQRDIMSMLRDEMLYFWPQIETKIMNEGWASYWHQRIIRELDLTSEETIEFAKLNSSVVQPSRHSLNPYYLGLKIFEDIEQRWDKPTKEEQERFGRKPGQGRDKIFEVRELDSDISFLRNYLTKKLVDDLDLYIFEKKGAEWKITDKAWEAIREQLVYSRVNGGFPSIVVSDGDFNRIGELYLVHQYEGVELDLKYVERTLPHVVQLWGKNVHLETFVEDKRIVFSCDGKKTSRKFI